In Panacibacter ginsenosidivorans, the following proteins share a genomic window:
- a CDS encoding peroxiredoxin, with protein sequence MSLRLGDDAPNFQAKTTAGDIDFYEYLGNSWGILFSHPADYTPVCTTELGRTALLNEEFAKRNVKVLAVSVDPLDKHFGWVNDINETQNCTVNFPIIADEDKKVATLYDMIHPNASATATVRSLFVIGPDKKVKLMITYPASTGRNFHEVLRVIDSLQLTANYSVATPANWEGGEDVIVVPAVSTEDAIKKFPKGVKVIKPYLRYTPQPNID encoded by the coding sequence ATGAGTTTACGTTTAGGCGATGATGCGCCAAATTTCCAGGCAAAAACAACTGCAGGCGATATTGATTTTTATGAGTACCTCGGAAATAGCTGGGGTATTTTGTTTTCTCACCCTGCAGATTATACGCCGGTTTGTACAACAGAACTCGGCCGTACCGCATTACTCAACGAAGAGTTTGCAAAGCGCAATGTAAAAGTGCTTGCAGTAAGTGTTGACCCGCTCGATAAACATTTTGGCTGGGTGAATGATATTAATGAAACACAAAATTGTACCGTTAACTTTCCCATCATTGCAGATGAAGACAAAAAAGTTGCAACGTTGTATGACATGATTCATCCAAACGCTTCAGCAACTGCAACAGTGCGCTCCTTATTTGTAATTGGTCCTGATAAAAAAGTAAAACTCATGATCACGTATCCTGCATCAACAGGAAGAAATTTTCATGAAGTATTGCGTGTGATAGATTCATTGCAGTTAACTGCTAATTACAGCGTAGCCACTCCTGCAAACTGGGAAGGTGGCGAGGATGTAATTGTGGTGCCTGCCGTAAGCACAGAAGATGCCATTAAGAAATTCCCTAAAGGCGTAAAAGTTATAAAGCCCTACTTGCGTTATACACCACAACCAAATATTGATTAA